Proteins co-encoded in one Salvia splendens isolate huo1 chromosome 4, SspV2, whole genome shotgun sequence genomic window:
- the LOC121799901 gene encoding mogroside IE synthase-like, whose protein sequence is MEKSKGHCLIMPDQLQGHINPMLQFSKRLAQKGVKITLAVTRYTFKTMQDFSCGSISVETISDGYDDGWRGDLNDDLQEFVDRTRQVGTKTMEELLERLRGSGRQVDCVVYDPLIPWCLDVAKKLGLVGVAFFTQSCVVTSIYHHLYEGRIRLPFSDGGAVRLAGLPAMEPSDMPSFMYDGSYPSGLKLMLDQFENIAEADCILVNSFYELETEAVEWMAGMGKVRTIGPSIPSAYMDKRMADDRVYGLSMLKPSKDTCVEWLGRRAPRSVIYVSFGSMAELGAEQMGELADGLRLSGYYFMWVVRPTEESKLPDGFSSEKGLVVGWCPQLEVLADEAVGCFVTHCGWNSMLEALSLGVPMVGMPQWSDQTTNSKLMVDVWGVGIRAHPNQRGVVGGAEIVRCVKHVMEDGGGEEMRRSAERWKRLAREAVDAGGTSDQNIEEFVASMVASAY, encoded by the exons ATGGAGAAAAGCAAAGGCCATTGCTTGATCATGCCGGATCAGCTTCAAGGCCACATAAATCCCATGCTCCAATTCTCCAAACGCTTAGCACAAAAGGGAGTCAAAATCACACTCGCCGTCACACGCTACACCTTCAAAACCATGCAGGACTTCTCATGTGGTTCCATTTCTGTGGAGACTATCTCCGACGGATACGACGACGGGTGGCGAGGCGACCTCAACGACGACCTTCAGGAGTTCGTGGACCGCACACGACAAGTTGGGACGAAGACGATGGAGGAGCTCCTGGAGCGGCTGAGGGGATCCGGCCGGCAAGTCGACTGCGTGGTCTACGACCCCCTCATTCCGTGGTGCCTCGACGTTGCTAAGAAGCTGGGATTGGTTGGAGTGGCTTTCTTCACTCAATCGTGTGTGGTGACTAGCATCTACCACCATTTGTATGAGGGGCGTATTCGGCTGCCGTTTTCGGACGGTGGCGCTGTTCGTCTTGCTGGATTGCCTGCTATGGAACCATCAGACATGCCGTCGTTCATGTATGACGGGTCGTATCCGTCCGGTTTGAAGCTGATGTTGGATCAGTTCGAGAACATCGCGGAGGCAGATTGCATACTGGTCAATAGCTTCTACGAGCTGGAAACAGAG GCGGTGGAGTGGATGGCTGGGATGGGGAAGGTGAGGACGATCGGGCCGAGCATACCTTCGGCGTACATGGACAAGCGGATGGCAGACGACAGGGTATACGGCCTTAGCATGTTGAAGCCGAGCAAGGACACTTGCGTTGAGTGGCTCGGGCGGCGCGCTCCGAGATCGGTCATTTACGTTTCGTTCGGTAGTATGGCGGAGTTGGGAGCAGAGCAGATGGGGGAATTGGCGGACGGGTTGAGACTATCCGGCTATTACTTCATGTGGGTGGTTAGACCCACGGAGGAGTCCAAGCTTCCGGACGGTTTCTCTTCGGAGAAAGGGTTGGTGGTGGGATGGTGCCCCCAGTTGGAGGTGTTGGCGGACGAGGCGGTGGGGTGCTTCGTCACGCACTGCGGGTGGAACTCGATGCTCGAGGCATTGAGCTTGGGAGTGCCGATGGTGGGGATGCCGCAGTGGAGCGATCAAACCACCAACTCTAAGTTGATGGTGGATGTGTGGGGGGTGGGGATCCGGGCTCACCCCAACCAGAGAGGTGTAGTCGGGGGAGCCGAGATAGTTCGTTGCGTGAAGCATGTGATGGAAGATGGGGGAGGggaagagatgagaagaagtGCAGAGAGATGGAAGAGATTAGCTAGAGAGGCAGTTGATGCAGGAGGCACATCAGATCAAAATATAGAGGAATTTGTTGCTTCAATGGTGGCTTCTGCATATTGA
- the LOC121799902 gene encoding probable protein phosphatase 2C 27 — translation MCVQDAEKVSEGMEDMSLLNHDDGDGDGDDDVSEGSVKSMQPSHSTTADPVAASTIPLPLETISEESAISDKTQMLNNFLPTLRSGEWSDIGGRPHMEDTHVCIPDLAMNFGNAARGEETMSFYGVFDGHGGKGAAQFARDHLPRIIVEDADFPLELEKVVTRSYIEADAAFARSCSVESTLSSGTTALTAMIHGRSLLVANAGDCRAVLSRSGAAVEMSEDHRPCSASERMRIESLGGYVDDGYLNGQLGVTRALGNWHIKGLKEVERGGPLSAEPELRLTTLTKEDEFLIIGSDGIWDVFMSQNAVDFARRRLQEHNNVKQCCRDIVNEAKKRGATDNLTVVMVCFHSEPPPPIVVQRSRVRRCISTEGLQSLKFLLQG, via the exons ATGTGTGTTCAAGACGCAGAGAAGGTCAGTGAGGGAATGGAAGATATGAGCCTTCTAAATCAtgatgatggtgatggtgatggtgatgatgatgtgAGTGAGGGAAGCGTCAAGTCTATGCAGCCATCGCATTCCACTACCGCTGATCCTGTAGCAGCTTCCACAATCCCACTCCCG CTGGAAACCATTTCTGAAGAATCAGCTATCTCAGACAAAACTCAGATGTTGAACAATTTTCTGCCTACCCTTCGGTCTGGGGAGTGGTCAGACATTGGAGGCAGGCCACATATGGAGGATACTCATGTTTGTATTCCTGACTTAGCTATGAACTTCGGTAACGCTGCACGTGGTGAGGAAACCATGTCCTTCTATGGG GTGTTTGATGGACATGGTGGGAAGGGTGCAGCTCAGTTTGCTCGGGACCACTTGCCAAGAATCATTGTTGAAGATGCTGATTTCCCATTGGAACTCGAGAAAGTGGTTACGAGATCTTATATAGAGGCTGATGCTGCATTTGCAAGGTCTTGTTCTGTTGAGTCCACACTGTCATCTGGCACGACTGCACTAACTGCAATGATACATGGCAG GTCATTGCTTGTAGCAAATGCTGGAGATTGTAGAGCTGTTTTATCCCGAAGTGGAGCTGCTGTCGAGATGTCAGAAGATCACAGGCCTTGCTCTGCAAGCGAAAGGATGAGGATTGAATCACTAGGTGGCTACGTAGATGATGGTTATCTAAACGGACAGTTAGGAGTGACCCGAGCTTTGGGAAACTGGCACATCAAAGGACTGAAAGAGGTTGAACGAGGTGGACCTCTGAGCGCAGAACCGGAACTCAGGCTAACTACACTTACAAAGGAGGACGAATTCTTGATAATTGGAAGCGATGGAATATGGGACGTTTTCATGAGCCAGAATGCAGTAGACTTTGCTAGGAGGCGGCTCCAAGAGCACAACAATGTCAAGCAGTGCTGCAGAGACATAGTAAATGAAGCCAAGAAGCGAGGGGCTACTGATAATCTGACAGTAGTGATGGTGTGTTTTCACTCCGAACCACCGCCTCCAATTGTCGTTCAAAGGTCTAGAGTTCGAAGGTGCATTTCTACAGAAGGGCTTCAAAGCCTCAAATTCCTGCTTCAAGGCTAG
- the LOC121799769 gene encoding uncharacterized protein LOC121799769 isoform X1, whose amino-acid sequence MRSWLLMFLLILSVLIHDAQGRILISNKGSTPAEAVHGLHQEKLGEMNKSNDEKESKKWSGSNRKLTLIHISSTTTIAKSGEIKAYLKSEALVSTNSKMGREDQNVVVNSSSKTQQEQDIVDMAEMDYTLARRKPPIHN is encoded by the exons ATGAGGTCATGGCTACTGATGTTCCTGCTAATTTTGTCTGTTCTGATTCATGATGCTCAAG GTAGAATTTTAATTAGTAATAAAGGATCCACACCAGCTGAAGCTGTTCATGGGCTACAT CAGGAAAAACTTGGTGAGATGAACAAGAGCAATGATGAGAAAGAAAGCAAGAAGTGGTCAG GAAGCAATAGGAAACTTACTTTGATCCATATTTCTAGCACTACCACCATTGCTAAG AGTGGTGAAATCAAAGCTTACTTAAAATCGGAGGCCCTTGTTTCAACTAACTCGAAAATGGGAAGGGAAGACCAAAATGTTGTTGTTAATTCATCATCGAAAACGCAGCAAGAGCAAGACATTGTAGACATGGCTGAGATGGATTACACCTTGGCAAGAAGAAAACCACCAATACACAATTAA
- the LOC121799769 gene encoding uncharacterized protein LOC121799769 isoform X2, with translation MRSWLLMFLLILSVLIHDAQGRILISNKGSTPAEAVHGLHEKLGEMNKSNDEKESKKWSGSNRKLTLIHISSTTTIAKSGEIKAYLKSEALVSTNSKMGREDQNVVVNSSSKTQQEQDIVDMAEMDYTLARRKPPIHN, from the exons ATGAGGTCATGGCTACTGATGTTCCTGCTAATTTTGTCTGTTCTGATTCATGATGCTCAAG GTAGAATTTTAATTAGTAATAAAGGATCCACACCAGCTGAAGCTGTTCATGGGCTACAT GAAAAACTTGGTGAGATGAACAAGAGCAATGATGAGAAAGAAAGCAAGAAGTGGTCAG GAAGCAATAGGAAACTTACTTTGATCCATATTTCTAGCACTACCACCATTGCTAAG AGTGGTGAAATCAAAGCTTACTTAAAATCGGAGGCCCTTGTTTCAACTAACTCGAAAATGGGAAGGGAAGACCAAAATGTTGTTGTTAATTCATCATCGAAAACGCAGCAAGAGCAAGACATTGTAGACATGGCTGAGATGGATTACACCTTGGCAAGAAGAAAACCACCAATACACAATTAA